In the Malus domestica chromosome 16, GDT2T_hap1 genome, one interval contains:
- the LOC103402973 gene encoding probable galacturonosyltransferase-like 9, producing the protein MLPFRLYAAVLFVFSISLLFPPFCIGIRSFPTRAIDGGDAFELGSAPWVRFSEAPDYRNGAGCAVSLNREMVSSCDPSLVHIAMTLDSEYLRGSVAAVHSVIKHASCPENVFFHFIAAEFDPASPRVLTKLVRSTFPSLNFKVYIFREDTVINLISSSIRQALENPLNYARNYLGDILGQCVDRVIYLDSDVVLVDDIHKLWNISLTGSRVIGGPEYCHANFTKYFTDGFWSDPVLSRVFSSRNPCYFNTGVMVMDLVRWREGNYRKRIENWMELQRKRRIYELGSLPPFLLVFAGNVEAIDHRWNQHGLGGDNVRGSCRSLHPGPVSLLHWSGKGKPWVRLETKNPCPLDHLWVPYDLYKPIHHLNPAKFQSLSSISASTLIGFSSYLS; encoded by the coding sequence ATGCTCCCATTCCGGCTATACGCCGCCGTTTTGTTCGTCTTCAGTATCTCCCTCCTCTTCCCCCCGTTCTGCATCGGGATTCGCTCATTCCCGACGAGGGCGATCGACGGCGGGGATGCCTTCGAACTCGGCTCCGCCCCCTGGGTCCGATTCTCCGAAGCCCCGGACTATCGAAACGGCGCCGGATGCGCCGTTTCGTTGAACCGGGAAATGGTGTCCTCCTGCGACCCGTCCTTGGTCCACATCGCCATGACTCTCGACTCCGAGTACCTCCGGGGGTCAGTGGCTGCAGTGCACTCCGTCATCAAGCACGCTTCTTGCCCGGAAAACGTCTTTTTCCACTTCATCGCCGCCGAGTTCGACCCGGCGAGTCCCCGGGTCCTGACCAAACTCGTCCGATCCACCTTCCCCTCCCTCAATTTCAAGGTTTACATATTCCGGGAGGACACCGTTATTAATCTCATCTCGTCGTCGATTCGGCAGGCGCTCGAGAACCCGCTCAACTACGCGAGAAATTACCTGGGCGATATTTTGGGCCAGTGCGTGGACCGGGTCATTTACTTGGACTCCGATGTGGTTTTGGTCGACGACATTCACAAGCTCTGGAACATTTCGCTCACCGGGTCGCGGGTCATTGGAGGCCCGGAGTATTGCCACGCCAACTTTACCAAGTACTTCACCGACGGGTTCTGGTCCGACCCGGTTCTCTCCCGGGTTTTCTCCTCAAGAAACCCCTGCTATTTCAACACCGGTGTGATGGTGATGGACCTGGTGAGGTGGAGGGAGGGAAATTACCGAAAGAGGATAGAGAACTGGATGGAATTACAGAGGAAGAGAAGGATTTACGAGCTGGGTTCTCTGCCGCCGTTCTTGCTCGTCTTCGCCGGAAACGTGGAGGCCATAGACCACCGGTGGAACCAACACGGCCTCGGCGGCGACAATGTCAGAGGCAGCTGCCGGTCTCTGCACCCTGGTCCGGTCAGTCTCCTCCATTGGAGCGGCAAGGGCAAGCCCTGGGTCAGACTCGAAACCAAGAACCCGTGCCCGCTGGACCACCTCTGGGTGCCGTACGATCTCTACAAGCCGATCCACCACCTCAACCCGGCCAAGTTTCAATCTTTATCGTCGATTTCCGCATCTACATTGATCGGGTTTTCCAGCTATTTGTCGTGA